A genomic stretch from Dyella sp. M7H15-1 includes:
- the pyk gene encoding pyruvate kinase: protein MATETQCRRTKIVATLGPATDAPGMLEKIIVEGVNVVRLNLSHGQSDDHRARAVAVRKAAEKVGCEVGVLADLQGPKIRVERFANGPVELRDGDAFVLDCRVDAPPGDASRVGVSYLGLPQDVKAGDVLLLDDGLVALTVLEVVGCEVHCRVLIGGRLSDRKGLNRQGGGLSVSALSEKDKADIKLAAEIGADFLAVSFVRSAADMELARHLLEEAGGKASLVAKIERADAISVLGEIIDASDVVMVARGDLGVEIGDAELPGLQKKIIREAVQRNRAVITATQMLQSMVRSPIPTRAEVLDVANAVIDGTDAVMLSEESAAGAHPDKAVAALRRICLGAESQFESKEDLTTAGHRLDRTDQAIALAAMLLASEVKARAIVALTESGATAQWLSRYRSAVPIYALSPFEDARRRMLMLRDVQPVKFTHDTLNPGVSAREAVLQLFAAGKLAEGDRVVLTHGDHIGRGGGTNTLKLLSVGADGVVESLRDL, encoded by the coding sequence ATGGCTACCGAAACACAATGCCGTCGTACCAAGATCGTTGCCACCCTGGGTCCCGCTACCGATGCGCCGGGCATGCTGGAAAAAATCATCGTCGAAGGCGTGAATGTGGTCCGACTCAACCTCTCCCATGGTCAGTCCGATGATCATCGGGCCAGAGCCGTGGCCGTACGCAAGGCGGCTGAGAAGGTCGGGTGTGAGGTAGGTGTGCTGGCTGATCTGCAGGGGCCGAAGATTCGCGTTGAGCGTTTCGCCAATGGCCCAGTGGAATTGCGCGACGGAGATGCCTTCGTGCTCGATTGCCGGGTAGATGCTCCGCCGGGCGATGCGAGCCGCGTGGGCGTCAGCTATCTTGGATTGCCGCAGGATGTGAAAGCCGGCGACGTGTTGTTGCTGGACGATGGCCTGGTGGCGCTGACCGTGCTTGAGGTTGTCGGCTGCGAGGTGCACTGCCGGGTATTGATCGGCGGTCGCCTTTCCGATCGCAAGGGTTTGAATCGTCAGGGCGGTGGTTTGTCGGTGTCGGCGCTGTCGGAAAAGGACAAGGCCGATATCAAGCTGGCCGCCGAGATCGGCGCGGACTTCCTCGCGGTATCGTTTGTACGCTCCGCGGCGGATATGGAGCTGGCGCGGCACTTGTTGGAGGAGGCCGGCGGCAAGGCGTCGCTGGTGGCGAAGATCGAGCGTGCCGATGCGATTTCGGTGCTCGGTGAAATCATCGACGCGTCCGATGTGGTGATGGTGGCGCGCGGTGATTTGGGCGTGGAGATTGGTGACGCCGAACTGCCTGGCTTGCAGAAGAAGATCATTCGCGAAGCCGTGCAGCGCAACCGTGCGGTGATTACGGCGACGCAGATGTTGCAGTCGATGGTGCGCTCTCCCATCCCCACGCGTGCCGAAGTGCTCGATGTGGCCAATGCCGTGATCGACGGCACCGATGCGGTGATGTTGTCGGAAGAATCGGCGGCCGGTGCACATCCGGACAAAGCCGTGGCTGCCTTGCGTCGCATTTGCCTGGGAGCGGAAAGCCAGTTCGAGTCGAAGGAAGACTTGACCACGGCCGGTCATCGCCTGGATCGCACCGATCAGGCCATCGCACTGGCGGCCATGCTGCTGGCCAGCGAAGTGAAGGCGCGTGCCATTGTCGCTTTGACCGAATCAGGTGCAACGGCGCAATGGCTTTCGCGTTATCGCAGCGCGGTGCCGATTTATGCGCTTTCGCCGTTCGAAGATGCGCGTCGGCGCATGCTCATGCTGCGTGATGTGCAGCCGGTGAAATTTACCCATGACACCCTGAATCCAGGGGTGTCGGCACGCGAGGCAGTGTTGCAGTTGTTTGCAGCAGGCAAGCTGGCCGAAGGCGATCGCGTCGTGCTCACACATGGCGATCATATCGGTCGCGGCGGTGGCACCAATACGTTGAAGTTGCTTTCGGTAGGTGCCGACGGCGTGGTGGAAAGTTTGCGTGATCTCTAA
- the tpx gene encoding thiol peroxidase, with the protein MSQVTLKGNPVNVAGQLPAVGQQAPGFSLVAKDLSDATLASFNGKRKVLNIFPSVDTPTCATSVRKFNEKASQLGDTVVLCISADLPFAQARFCGAEGLSNVVTLSTMRGQDFLKHYGVAIASGPLTGLAARAVVVLDEHDKVLHTELVGEIAEEPNYDAALKALH; encoded by the coding sequence ATGTCTCAAGTTACGCTCAAAGGCAATCCGGTCAACGTTGCCGGCCAGTTGCCGGCCGTCGGCCAGCAGGCACCAGGTTTCAGCCTGGTTGCCAAGGATCTTTCCGACGCCACGCTCGCCAGTTTCAACGGCAAGCGCAAGGTGCTTAACATCTTCCCCAGTGTGGACACGCCGACGTGTGCCACGTCGGTGCGCAAGTTCAATGAAAAAGCTTCGCAATTGGGCGATACCGTTGTGTTGTGTATCTCCGCCGACCTGCCGTTTGCACAGGCGCGTTTCTGCGGTGCCGAAGGCCTGAGTAACGTGGTCACGCTGTCGACCATGCGCGGTCAGGATTTTCTCAAGCACTACGGCGTGGCCATCGCTTCCGGTCCGCTGACCGGTTTGGCCGCGCGTGCCGTGGTGGTGCTGGACGAACACGACAAGGTGCTGCACACCGAATTGGTGGGCGAGATTGCTGAAGAACCTAATTACGACGCGGCACTGAAAGCACTTCACTAA
- a CDS encoding glucosyltransferase domain-containing protein encodes MEASPRNQVTGRQVFAILFLGYLLFVLYPLLRADRPYNDDLVRALNGAYGWNANGRPLTTLLMRALELNLPSLVDIAPLTQILAIALLALSGVLIARRYKLSSPLLAALLTLPLGAQPFFLENLSFRFDAPGMALAILLALIPITTLRQKRSGFYLGALSLLGSLCSYQPAFNVFLIFALLDLLAAQTERSEPRQIFWLTCRYVTQTLLAAAVYTWKVAPSIKDWVQEHSRTIHSIRDINVVVHNTKTMGTYLLSAMPYRWTLMFLPLMLLMAVTPLVITLHYTFTPSTQHAHPLWVKSALIILALLAPAAALVSLAGPMLLLVSPIVAARVFPSVGALISAGLIALYLASHATTRRWAVYLTNTVASIWVAGMLVFAGAYSNAQSAQKHYEDRIASQLSNDLAELKANDGIQQFLLDGSAGLSPLTAHAASRFPLLNTVVPTYLQGRDFMSRYFMKHYVTGLHEAREDDTNNAAADAVLGRACTAPVVYTRSRYTLRLVGDTAVVTLPGGLPTGCPNPP; translated from the coding sequence ATGGAAGCATCGCCGCGAAACCAAGTCACTGGCAGACAGGTTTTTGCCATCTTGTTCCTGGGGTACTTGCTGTTCGTGCTTTACCCCCTGCTGCGCGCCGATCGCCCGTACAACGATGACCTCGTTCGTGCGCTCAATGGTGCTTACGGCTGGAACGCCAATGGCCGTCCACTGACCACACTGTTGATGCGGGCACTGGAATTGAACCTGCCTTCGCTCGTCGACATAGCTCCGTTGACGCAGATCCTGGCCATTGCATTGCTGGCTTTGTCTGGCGTACTGATCGCCCGGCGTTACAAGCTTTCATCACCCTTGCTCGCTGCCTTGCTCACGCTGCCACTGGGCGCCCAGCCCTTTTTCCTTGAAAACCTGTCGTTTCGCTTCGATGCACCAGGCATGGCTTTGGCGATCTTGTTGGCGCTGATCCCGATCACGACGTTACGGCAAAAGCGATCCGGCTTCTATTTGGGCGCACTTTCCTTGCTGGGAAGCTTGTGCAGCTATCAGCCGGCTTTCAATGTATTTCTCATTTTCGCTCTGCTGGATCTGCTCGCAGCACAAACCGAGCGGTCCGAACCAAGACAGATCTTCTGGCTGACATGCCGCTATGTCACCCAGACACTGCTTGCCGCGGCTGTCTATACCTGGAAAGTCGCCCCATCCATCAAGGACTGGGTGCAAGAACATAGCCGAACCATCCATAGCATCCGCGACATCAACGTGGTCGTGCACAACACCAAAACCATGGGCACTTATCTGCTCAGTGCGATGCCATATCGCTGGACACTGATGTTTCTGCCCTTGATGTTGCTCATGGCAGTCACACCGTTGGTGATCACCTTGCACTACACGTTTACGCCATCCACACAACATGCGCATCCGCTGTGGGTCAAGTCTGCACTGATCATCCTTGCCCTGCTCGCACCTGCTGCAGCCCTCGTCTCCCTCGCTGGACCGATGCTTTTGCTGGTATCGCCCATCGTCGCCGCCCGCGTATTCCCCAGCGTTGGCGCACTGATCAGTGCCGGCTTGATCGCCCTATACCTTGCCAGTCATGCAACAACGCGTCGCTGGGCTGTTTATCTCACCAACACAGTGGCAAGCATCTGGGTCGCGGGCATGCTGGTATTTGCCGGTGCCTATAGCAACGCCCAATCCGCCCAGAAGCACTACGAAGATCGCATCGCATCGCAATTGTCGAATGACCTGGCTGAGTTGAAAGCCAACGACGGCATCCAGCAGTTCCTGCTGGATGGTTCGGCCGGACTCTCACCATTAACAGCCCACGCAGCGAGCCGCTTTCCTTTGCTCAATACGGTGGTGCCCACTTATTTGCAGGGACGTGACTTCATGTCACGCTACTTCATGAAGCACTACGTCACGGGACTCCATGAAGCCCGCGAGGATGACACGAACAATGCAGCAGCCGATGCCGTGCTAGGCCGCGCGTGTACCGCGCCAGTGGTCTATACCAGAAGCCGTTACACCTTGCGGCTAGTAGGTGATACGGCCGTTGTTACGCTCCCCGGCGGTCTTCCAACGGGTTGCCCGAACCCACCTTGA
- a CDS encoding S1/P1 nuclease encodes MRSICRLAAALFTTLAIVPAAQAWGPLGHSVVAELAQRHLSPAAEAEVEHLRALDHTKSLADIASWADEIRNDPKQQDLWNKTRPLHFIDFRSGDCIYTPPRDCKDGQCVVEAISHYIAILSDRSQTDQARLQALKFVVHFIGDIHQPLHGGYKDDLGGNKYQVQFQGQGTNLHRVWDSGLLSTRQLGWKAYVNRLDAQGAMQLPPPMAPYDNAAAQWAEESCRISHDIYPSGHVIDQAYINAKLPVAEARLREAGRRLAEVLNLALQNG; translated from the coding sequence ATGCGTTCCATCTGCCGTCTTGCTGCTGCCTTGTTCACGACCCTCGCCATCGTGCCGGCTGCGCAGGCATGGGGGCCGCTGGGGCATAGCGTAGTAGCCGAACTGGCCCAGCGCCATCTCAGCCCTGCGGCCGAGGCGGAAGTGGAACACCTGCGCGCACTCGATCACACCAAGTCGCTGGCCGACATTGCCAGCTGGGCGGACGAAATCCGCAACGATCCCAAGCAGCAGGATCTATGGAACAAAACCCGCCCTCTGCATTTCATCGATTTCCGCAGCGGTGATTGCATCTATACCCCGCCGCGCGATTGCAAGGATGGTCAATGTGTCGTTGAAGCCATTTCGCACTACATCGCCATTCTGAGTGATCGCAGTCAGACGGATCAGGCCAGGTTGCAGGCGTTGAAGTTCGTGGTGCACTTTATTGGAGATATTCATCAGCCGCTGCATGGGGGTTACAAGGACGATCTGGGCGGCAACAAGTATCAGGTGCAGTTCCAGGGACAGGGTACGAATTTGCACCGGGTGTGGGATTCGGGTTTGCTGAGTACGCGTCAGCTCGGTTGGAAGGCGTACGTCAATAGGCTGGATGCGCAAGGCGCCATGCAACTGCCTCCGCCGATGGCACCGTACGATAATGCCGCGGCGCAATGGGCGGAAGAATCCTGCCGCATCAGCCACGATATCTATCCGAGCGGCCACGTGATCGACCAGGCCTACATCAATGCCAAACTACCGGTAGCCGAAGCCCGCTTGCGTGAAGCGGGCCGGCGTTTGGCGGAGGTTTTGAATCTGGCGTTGCAGAATGGGTGA
- a CDS encoding class I fructose-bisphosphate aldolase, whose translation MSIEDLESIALAMVAPGKGIIAIDESTNTIKKRFEAVGIENTEENRRAYRELLLTAPNLSDHISGAILYDETIRQSTKDGVPFTQVMKKNGIIPGIKVDKGPVPLAGFPGDVVTEGLDGLRDRLAEYVKLGAQFAKWRAVINISEDNPSSSTIEANCHALARYAALCQEAGLVPMVEPEVIMDGDHSIEVSYEVHEAVLRSLFNALYEQNVLLEGTILKVSMVISGKDAGEQASVEEVAEATVRVLKTTVPATLPGVVFLSGGQTDEQSTAHLNAMNRMGPHPWPLSFSYGRAMQQAALKLWSKDMKVNYAEAQKTVAARAKDNGLAALGQWKG comes from the coding sequence ATGAGCATTGAAGATCTTGAGAGCATCGCCCTGGCGATGGTCGCGCCTGGCAAGGGCATCATCGCCATCGATGAGTCGACCAACACCATCAAGAAGCGCTTCGAGGCGGTCGGCATTGAGAACACCGAAGAGAACCGTCGCGCCTACCGCGAGCTGCTGCTGACCGCGCCGAACCTCTCCGATCACATCTCCGGAGCGATCCTGTACGACGAAACCATCCGCCAGTCCACCAAGGACGGTGTGCCGTTCACTCAGGTGATGAAGAAGAACGGCATCATCCCAGGCATCAAGGTCGACAAGGGCCCGGTGCCGCTCGCAGGCTTCCCCGGTGACGTGGTCACCGAAGGTCTCGACGGCCTGCGCGATCGCCTGGCCGAGTACGTCAAGCTCGGTGCCCAGTTCGCCAAGTGGCGTGCCGTCATCAACATCAGCGAAGACAACCCCAGTTCCTCCACCATCGAAGCTAACTGCCATGCGCTGGCCCGCTACGCCGCGCTGTGCCAAGAAGCTGGCCTGGTGCCGATGGTCGAGCCGGAAGTGATCATGGACGGCGACCACAGCATCGAAGTGAGCTACGAAGTGCACGAAGCCGTGCTGCGCAGCCTGTTCAATGCTTTGTACGAGCAAAACGTGCTGCTGGAAGGCACTATCCTGAAAGTCAGCATGGTCATCTCGGGCAAGGATGCGGGAGAGCAGGCTAGCGTAGAGGAAGTGGCCGAAGCGACCGTACGTGTATTGAAGACCACTGTGCCGGCTACCCTGCCAGGCGTCGTATTCCTCTCTGGCGGCCAGACTGACGAGCAGTCCACCGCCCACCTCAATGCGATGAATCGCATGGGGCCGCATCCGTGGCCACTGTCCTTCTCCTACGGCCGCGCCATGCAACAGGCCGCGCTCAAGCTGTGG
- the hmgA gene encoding homogentisate 1,2-dioxygenase, whose product MQSNGYQSGFSNEFASEAIPGVLPTGQNSPQRVAHGLYAEQLSGTAFTAPRHTNRRSWLYRIRPAAMHRPFEALVHGSFHNRFDEAPATPNQLRWDPWPMPAKPTDFVDGLVTLAGNGSAAEQSGCGIHLYAANRSMEGRFFYDADGELLIVPQSGRLRLATELGVLDIKPLEIAVMPRGIRFRVELLDKEARGYVAENFGGMLRLPDLGPIGANSMALPRDFLTPHAAYEDVEGDFELIAKFQGNLWSARMDHSPLDVVAWHGNYAPYKYDLTHFNTVGSISVDHPDPSIFTVLTSPSDTHGTANVDFVIFPPRWLVAEHTFRPPYFHRNIASEFMGLIEGVYDAKAGGFAPGGASLHNCMSGHGPDAASFEKASAADVSKPDHLTGTMAFMFETRKVIRPTKQALEAPQLQRDYYQCWQGIAKHFDPASA is encoded by the coding sequence ATGCAATCGAACGGTTACCAATCGGGCTTCTCGAATGAATTCGCCAGCGAAGCGATTCCCGGTGTGCTGCCTACGGGGCAGAACTCACCGCAGCGCGTTGCGCATGGTCTGTATGCCGAACAGCTATCCGGCACTGCCTTCACCGCGCCACGGCATACCAACCGCCGCAGTTGGTTGTATCGCATCCGGCCTGCCGCCATGCATCGGCCGTTCGAAGCACTGGTGCATGGCAGTTTTCATAATCGCTTCGACGAAGCGCCTGCCACGCCGAATCAGTTGCGCTGGGACCCGTGGCCGATGCCGGCCAAGCCCACCGATTTCGTCGATGGCCTGGTCACGCTAGCCGGCAACGGTAGTGCGGCAGAGCAGTCGGGTTGCGGCATTCATCTCTACGCGGCCAACCGCTCGATGGAAGGTCGTTTTTTCTACGACGCGGATGGCGAACTGCTGATCGTGCCGCAGTCCGGACGCCTGCGTCTTGCCACCGAACTGGGCGTGCTGGACATAAAGCCACTGGAAATTGCCGTGATGCCACGCGGCATCCGTTTCCGGGTGGAGTTGCTGGACAAGGAAGCGCGCGGTTACGTCGCCGAGAATTTCGGCGGCATGCTACGTCTGCCGGACCTGGGGCCGATCGGCGCCAACTCGATGGCGCTGCCACGTGATTTCCTTACCCCGCATGCGGCGTACGAAGACGTCGAAGGCGATTTCGAGCTGATCGCCAAGTTCCAAGGCAACCTGTGGTCAGCGCGCATGGATCACTCGCCCCTGGACGTGGTGGCTTGGCACGGCAACTACGCGCCCTACAAATACGACCTGACGCACTTCAATACGGTTGGTTCGATTAGCGTCGATCATCCCGATCCCTCGATTTTCACCGTGCTGACCTCACCCAGCGATACGCATGGTACGGCGAACGTGGATTTCGTGATCTTCCCGCCGCGCTGGTTGGTGGCCGAGCACACCTTCCGTCCGCCGTATTTCCATCGCAATATCGCCAGCGAATTCATGGGGCTGATCGAAGGTGTGTACGACGCCAAGGCCGGTGGTTTCGCGCCGGGCGGTGCCAGTCTGCACAATTGCATGAGTGGCCACGGTCCGGATGCGGCGAGCTTCGAGAAAGCGAGTGCTGCCGATGTGAGCAAGCCCGATCACCTCACTGGCACCATGGCTTTCATGTTCGAAACGCGCAAAGTGATCCGCCCGACCAAACAGGCGCTGGAAGCGCCGCAATTGCAGCGCGATTACTATCAGTGCTGGCAAGGCATTGCCAAGCATTTCGATCCGGCGAGCGCGTGA
- a CDS encoding fumarylacetoacetate hydrolase family protein, with product MKLGSLKEGGRDGTLIVVSRDLQRAVKATGIAPTLQAALDDWSNAAPRLNALSDELNAGKATGAFALDAAALASPLPRAYEFVDGSAYLPHVERVRRARGAEVPESFYVDPLMYQATSAGFLGPRDPVVVPSEDYGIDLEAEVVVITDDVPMAVTPEQAAAHIQLVGLVNDVSLRCLIPAELAKGFGFLQSKPRSALSPVFVTPDELGDAWHDDKLHLPMRTWLNGKWFGEAECGVDMQFNFAQLVAHAAKTRPLTAGTIVGSGTIANEDTSKGASCLAEQRTVETLRDGKAITPFLKFGDTLRIEVIDRHGVSIFGAIEQVVTPLK from the coding sequence ATGAAACTGGGCAGTCTGAAAGAAGGCGGTCGCGACGGTACGCTGATCGTGGTGAGTCGCGATTTGCAGCGTGCGGTGAAAGCCACCGGCATCGCACCGACCTTGCAGGCGGCACTCGACGATTGGTCGAATGCGGCGCCACGCCTGAACGCCTTGTCCGATGAACTCAACGCCGGCAAGGCAACAGGTGCGTTCGCACTGGATGCAGCAGCGCTGGCTTCGCCCCTGCCGCGTGCCTACGAATTCGTGGACGGCAGCGCGTACCTGCCGCACGTGGAACGTGTGCGTCGTGCACGTGGTGCCGAGGTGCCCGAATCGTTCTATGTCGATCCACTGATGTATCAGGCCACCAGCGCTGGTTTTCTCGGGCCGCGCGATCCGGTGGTGGTGCCGAGCGAAGATTACGGCATCGACCTCGAAGCCGAAGTGGTGGTGATCACCGATGACGTGCCGATGGCGGTGACGCCGGAGCAAGCTGCAGCGCATATCCAACTGGTGGGTCTGGTCAACGACGTCAGTCTGCGCTGCTTGATTCCTGCGGAACTGGCCAAGGGTTTCGGTTTCTTGCAATCCAAGCCACGTTCGGCTTTGTCACCGGTGTTCGTTACGCCCGATGAACTAGGCGATGCCTGGCACGACGACAAGCTGCATCTGCCCATGCGCACCTGGCTCAACGGCAAGTGGTTCGGTGAAGCGGAATGCGGCGTCGATATGCAGTTCAATTTTGCGCAACTGGTTGCGCATGCGGCCAAGACCCGTCCGCTGACTGCGGGGACCATCGTCGGCTCGGGCACCATCGCCAATGAAGACACCAGCAAGGGTGCTTCTTGCCTGGCCGAGCAACGCACGGTGGAAACGCTGCGTGACGGCAAGGCAATAACGCCTTTCCTGAAGTTCGGTGACACACTGCGGATCGAGGTCATCGACCGTCATGGCGTGTCCATCTTCGGTGCGATCGAGCAAGTGGTTACACCCTTGAAGTGA
- a CDS encoding energy transducer TonB has protein sequence MQALTRFGQSLLVAAVLAASMPAMAQKARRVAPEQLSNDWILINNRKEGIQVDVPNSGVNLYKPGCVAVTYTIGSDGIPMNIQVAKVTPRSDLGKAAISAVSKFRYGPSLTNKHEDPVSTYYIVPFNSPGDKTRQAAMMAPCKLPGYG, from the coding sequence ATGCAGGCCTTGACTCGTTTCGGCCAATCCTTACTGGTGGCCGCTGTCCTTGCCGCCAGCATGCCCGCCATGGCCCAGAAAGCGCGTCGTGTAGCACCGGAGCAGCTCTCCAACGACTGGATTCTCATCAACAACCGCAAGGAAGGTATCCAGGTTGACGTACCCAACAGCGGTGTGAACCTCTACAAGCCCGGCTGTGTGGCGGTGACCTATACCATCGGTTCCGATGGCATCCCCATGAATATCCAGGTTGCCAAGGTGACGCCGCGGAGCGATCTCGGCAAGGCAGCGATCAGCGCAGTGTCCAAATTCCGATACGGTCCATCGCTGACCAATAAGCACGAAGACCCGGTCTCCACGTATTACATCGTCCCGTTCAACTCCCCAGGCGACAAAACCCGGCAGGCCGCCATGATGGCTCCCTGCAAGCTGCCAGGCTACGGCTAG
- the gap gene encoding type I glyceraldehyde-3-phosphate dehydrogenase: protein MTIKVAINGYGRIGRNVLRALYESGRTNEFQIVAINDLGNAETNAHLTQYDTAHGKFPGEVSVDGGDLIVNDDRIKVCAERDPSKLPWGELGVEVVLECTGLFTSKAKAGAHLAAGAKKVIISAPGDKDVDGTFVFGVNDDKITASHQVISNASCTTNCLAPLAKVLHEKIGIVHGLMTTIHAYTNDQVLTDVYHLDLRRARSATHSQIPTKTGAAAAVGLVLPELNGKLDGFAMRVPTINVSVVDLSFVAARNTTKEEIDAAINDAAHGPLKGILSVNTKPLVSIDFNHNAHSSIYDATQTRVMGGTLVKVLSWYDNEWGFSNRMLDMTKALVAAK, encoded by the coding sequence ATGACCATCAAGGTCGCCATCAACGGTTACGGTCGTATCGGCCGCAATGTTCTGCGCGCGCTGTACGAATCAGGTCGCACGAACGAATTTCAGATCGTCGCGATCAATGACCTCGGCAATGCCGAGACCAACGCGCACCTCACCCAGTACGACACCGCCCATGGCAAGTTCCCGGGCGAGGTCTCGGTGGACGGCGGCGACCTGATCGTCAACGACGACCGTATCAAGGTCTGCGCGGAACGCGACCCGTCCAAGCTACCATGGGGCGAGCTGGGCGTTGAGGTCGTGCTGGAATGCACCGGCCTGTTCACTTCCAAGGCCAAGGCCGGTGCGCACCTCGCCGCTGGCGCCAAGAAGGTGATCATTTCCGCCCCCGGCGACAAGGACGTGGACGGCACCTTCGTGTTCGGCGTGAACGACGACAAGATCACCGCCAGCCACCAGGTGATCTCCAACGCCTCCTGCACCACCAACTGCCTGGCACCACTGGCGAAGGTGCTGCACGAAAAGATTGGCATCGTGCACGGCCTGATGACCACCATCCACGCCTACACCAACGATCAGGTACTGACCGACGTCTATCACTTGGACCTGCGCCGCGCCCGTTCAGCCACCCATTCGCAGATCCCGACCAAGACTGGCGCCGCCGCCGCGGTGGGCCTGGTGCTGCCGGAACTCAACGGCAAGCTGGACGGCTTCGCCATGCGTGTACCGACCATCAACGTGTCGGTGGTCGACCTCTCCTTCGTCGCTGCCCGCAACACCACCAAGGAAGAAATCGATGCGGCCATCAACGACGCTGCCCATGGCCCGCTGAAGGGCATCCTGTCGGTGAATACCAAGCCACTGGTGTCGATCGACTTCAACCACAACGCTCACTCCTCCATCTACGACGCCACTCAAACGCGCGTGATGGGCGGCACGCTGGTGAAGGTGCTGAGCTGGTACGACAACGAGTGGGGTTTTTCCAATCGTATGCTGGACATGACCAAGGCGCTGGTCGCGGCCAAGTAA
- a CDS encoding 2OG-Fe(II) oxygenase → MVKGVPMQGCAGTSIINPAVMANLADYRQEFASAPPFPHVVIDDFLTLNFAQALLGSFPAFERGNAIADSGELGGKSTLDKVRSLGPAYQRLDDAIKSPEFLKAIGDITGIDDLIYDPWYLGGGTHENRNGMALDAHVDFNYHPSERWHRRLNLIVYLNPVWEEGWGGCLELFRDPHVDSRPSRSIDPLFNRCVIFETSEVSWHAFDPICLPPGREELTRRSVALYFYTKDRPTEQTAPRHTTYYVNRQLPEHFAEGRVLSRRDLAEIKHLLEQRDGHIRMLYTENTALREAQDRGLTGHLLYLAKRAYVRYRR, encoded by the coding sequence ATGGTTAAGGGTGTGCCAATGCAGGGTTGCGCAGGGACGTCGATTATCAATCCGGCCGTGATGGCCAACCTGGCCGATTACCGTCAGGAGTTCGCGTCGGCGCCGCCTTTTCCGCATGTCGTCATCGACGATTTTCTGACCCTGAATTTTGCGCAGGCGCTGCTGGGCAGCTTTCCCGCGTTCGAGCGAGGCAACGCGATAGCTGATAGTGGGGAGCTTGGCGGCAAATCCACCCTGGACAAGGTGCGTAGCCTTGGACCTGCCTATCAGCGGCTGGATGACGCAATCAAGAGCCCGGAGTTCCTCAAGGCGATTGGCGATATCACCGGTATCGACGACTTGATCTATGACCCTTGGTATCTCGGTGGTGGAACGCACGAGAATCGCAACGGCATGGCGCTGGATGCACACGTCGACTTCAACTATCACCCGAGTGAGCGCTGGCATCGCCGGCTCAACCTTATTGTGTACCTCAATCCGGTCTGGGAAGAGGGCTGGGGTGGTTGTCTGGAATTGTTCCGCGATCCGCATGTTGACAGCCGGCCTTCGCGCTCGATCGACCCGCTCTTCAATCGCTGCGTGATTTTTGAAACGTCGGAAGTCTCCTGGCATGCCTTCGATCCCATTTGCCTTCCGCCCGGACGCGAAGAGCTGACGCGGCGCTCGGTAGCCTTGTATTTCTACACCAAGGACCGGCCTACGGAGCAAACGGCGCCCAGGCATACCACTTATTACGTCAATCGTCAGTTGCCCGAGCACTTCGCGGAGGGGCGAGTGCTGTCGCGCAGGGATCTCGCGGAAATCAAGCATCTGCTGGAACAGCGCGATGGCCATATCCGCATGCTCTATACGGAAAACACGGCGTTGCGCGAGGCGCAGGATCGTGGGCTGACCGGGCATCTGTTGTACCTGGCCAAGCGTGCTTACGTACGCTACCGGCGTTAA
- a CDS encoding DUF559 domain-containing protein, giving the protein MPERIKPPLPTRTRDNARQLRKSATEAEQKIWYYLRGGRLNGYKFRRQHSIPPYVVDFYCDAKHLVIELDGSQHNLEVDRGRTLYLQSQGMKILRFWDNEVLQQTEAVLEAIL; this is encoded by the coding sequence GTGCCAGAACGCATCAAACCACCGTTACCGACAAGAACGCGAGACAACGCGCGGCAATTGCGAAAATCGGCAACCGAAGCGGAGCAGAAAATCTGGTACTACCTTCGCGGCGGTCGCTTGAATGGCTACAAGTTTAGGCGGCAGCACTCCATCCCACCTTACGTTGTCGATTTTTACTGTGACGCGAAACATCTGGTGATTGAGTTGGATGGCTCGCAACACAACCTCGAAGTGGACAGAGGTCGAACGTTGTACCTGCAATCGCAAGGCATGAAAATCTTGCGGTTTTGGGACAACGAAGTGCTACAACAAACCGAAGCAGTGCTTGAAGCAATCTTGTAA